One window from the genome of Kaistella carnis encodes:
- a CDS encoding aspartate carbamoyltransferase catalytic subunit encodes MLRTADLSVEKINKLLQDADEFSKGKTLKAKGEIYVSNLFFEDSTRTKTSFDVAERKLGLNVVPFDISASSVNKGESLYDTVKTLKSIGLDLCVIRHKKEKFYDEFKGIDIAIINGGDGTGNHPSQNILDLMTIQQEFGKFKGLKVGIVGDVKHSRVANSNAEVLRKLGAKVYFSGPEQWFDEGTIINGTYLSIDDLVKEVDVVMLLRIQHERHDSDEKLKLSSDKYHRQFGLTTEREKAMKKDAIIMHPAPINRGVEIADELVECKRSRIFKQMENGVFARMAILKTALEAKGFEFE; translated from the coding sequence ATGCTCAGAACAGCCGATTTATCAGTAGAGAAAATTAATAAATTACTCCAGGATGCCGACGAATTTTCAAAAGGTAAAACTTTGAAAGCTAAAGGTGAGATCTATGTTTCTAATCTTTTTTTTGAAGACAGTACCAGAACAAAAACTAGTTTTGATGTGGCCGAAAGAAAACTAGGATTAAACGTTGTTCCCTTTGATATCTCCGCAAGTTCTGTAAATAAAGGAGAATCACTTTATGATACGGTGAAAACATTGAAGAGCATCGGGCTCGACCTTTGTGTGATCCGTCACAAGAAGGAAAAGTTTTATGATGAATTTAAAGGAATTGATATTGCCATTATCAACGGCGGCGATGGAACCGGAAATCATCCTTCTCAAAATATTTTAGATTTAATGACAATTCAGCAGGAATTCGGAAAATTTAAAGGGTTAAAAGTTGGAATTGTTGGCGATGTAAAACACAGCCGTGTCGCAAATTCGAATGCAGAAGTTTTAAGAAAACTGGGTGCTAAAGTTTATTTCTCCGGACCTGAACAATGGTTTGATGAAGGAACAATTATTAACGGAACTTATTTATCCATCGATGATTTGGTAAAAGAAGTTGATGTTGTAATGTTATTGAGAATTCAGCATGAAAGACATGATAGCGACGAAAAATTAAAACTTTCTTCTGATAAATACCACCGTCAGTTTGGTCTGACCACAGAACGAGAAAAAGCAATGAAAAAAGATGCCATCATTATGCATCCAGCCCCGATTAACAGAGGAGTGGAGATTGCTGATGAATTGGTAGAATGCAAACGCTCAAGAATTTTCAAACAAATGGAAAACGGCGTTTTTGCAAGAATGGCCATTTTGAAAACTGCCTTGGAAGCAAAAGGATTCGAATTCGAGTAA
- a CDS encoding IS1/IS1595 family N-terminal zinc-binding domain-containing protein — protein MPNSCPKCSGKNIVKSGIINERQRFLCKDCNYYFTVKKLGKQIDDYVVTKALQLYLEGLSYREIERIIGVSHNTVSSWIKKYNIIRPPHSDFHPVYKVFKQNELLEYMSKEENLKGSGLVITEFGDKYMMIKWERFKK, from the coding sequence ATGCCAAATTCATGTCCGAAATGCAGTGGAAAGAATATCGTTAAAAGCGGTATTATTAACGAGCGTCAAAGGTTTTTATGCAAAGACTGCAACTATTATTTCACAGTAAAAAAACTAGGGAAACAGATTGACGATTATGTGGTTACGAAAGCGCTTCAACTTTATTTGGAAGGTTTGAGTTACCGTGAGATTGAACGAATCATCGGCGTTTCACACAACACCGTAAGTTCCTGGATCAAGAAATACAATATTATCCGTCCACCACATTCTGATTTTCATCCGGTGTACAAAGTCTTTAAACAAAATGAACTTTTAGAATATATGTCAAAAGAAGAAAACTTAAAAGGTTCAGGTTTGGTCATTACGGAGTTTGGCGATAAATACATGATGATTAAATGGGAACGGTTTAAGAAGTAA
- a CDS encoding MFS transporter, whose product MASSLGTLIEWYDFYIFGSLAVVLATKFFPADNPTAAFLSTLATFAAGFVVRPFGALFFGRLGDIIGRKYTFLVTLLIMGFSTFLIGCVPEYETIGYAAPVLVLILRLLQGLALGGEYGGAATYVAEYSQPNRRGYWTSWIQTTATSGLFISLIVILVTKTSLSPEEFDSWGWRIPFWISILMVGVSYIIRRNMAESPLFAKAKKEGKTSKNPLKESFGNKFNFKFVLLALFGAVMGQGVIWYTGQFYSMSFMQKVMNIESAQVDTMMALALFVATPLFVLFGWLSDKIGRKPIMMIGMLLAIIAYRPIYKAMYNSVKIESKVVTKNGLTEKRTVKVHAKIPTDSLITFHQEKVFTDGTVMKKDSIVHWAAAGPSMVNGKPEEPLIKQAITVNPDTRWLLIVLVFIQVVFVTMVYGPIAAFLVEMFPLKIRYTSMSLPYHIGNGVFGGLLPAVATYLVVSGKSAGHSEWYLEGLWYPIVVAAVCLVIGTLYLKTKNKSLEEDELVEETEVENPVV is encoded by the coding sequence ATGGCTTCCTCACTTGGGACACTGATTGAGTGGTATGACTTCTACATTTTCGGAAGTTTAGCCGTGGTTTTAGCCACTAAATTTTTCCCGGCAGATAATCCAACTGCGGCCTTCTTATCTACCTTGGCAACGTTTGCTGCCGGATTTGTGGTAAGACCTTTTGGGGCTTTATTCTTCGGAAGACTGGGAGACATCATCGGTAGAAAATATACGTTCCTGGTAACGCTTCTCATCATGGGATTCTCAACCTTCCTAATTGGTTGTGTACCGGAATATGAAACGATTGGATACGCTGCACCGGTTCTGGTTTTAATCTTAAGACTTTTACAAGGTTTAGCATTAGGTGGAGAATATGGAGGTGCCGCAACTTATGTTGCTGAATATTCGCAACCAAACCGCCGAGGATACTGGACTTCCTGGATTCAAACGACGGCAACTTCAGGTTTATTTATTTCATTGATCGTGATTTTGGTAACTAAAACTTCACTTTCGCCAGAAGAATTTGACAGTTGGGGTTGGAGAATTCCGTTCTGGATCTCAATTTTAATGGTTGGTGTTTCTTACATCATTCGTCGGAATATGGCTGAATCTCCACTTTTTGCAAAAGCGAAAAAAGAAGGTAAAACTTCTAAAAATCCATTGAAAGAAAGTTTCGGAAATAAATTTAATTTCAAATTTGTATTGCTTGCTTTATTTGGAGCCGTAATGGGACAGGGAGTTATCTGGTACACCGGACAGTTTTACTCCATGAGTTTTATGCAGAAAGTAATGAATATTGAATCTGCACAAGTTGATACGATGATGGCTTTAGCACTTTTTGTGGCAACTCCATTATTTGTACTTTTCGGTTGGCTATCTGATAAAATCGGTCGTAAACCAATTATGATGATCGGAATGTTATTGGCAATTATCGCTTACCGACCAATCTATAAAGCCATGTACAACTCGGTAAAAATCGAAAGTAAAGTTGTTACTAAAAACGGATTAACAGAAAAGAGAACCGTAAAAGTTCACGCTAAAATCCCAACCGACAGTTTGATCACGTTCCATCAGGAAAAAGTATTTACAGACGGAACGGTAATGAAAAAAGACAGCATCGTACATTGGGCAGCAGCCGGACCAAGCATGGTTAACGGTAAACCTGAAGAACCGCTTATCAAACAAGCGATTACGGTAAATCCGGACACCAGATGGTTACTCATTGTTTTAGTATTTATACAGGTTGTTTTTGTGACCATGGTTTACGGACCGATTGCCGCCTTCCTGGTAGAAATGTTCCCACTGAAAATTCGTTACACTTCGATGTCATTGCCTTACCACATCGGTAATGGAGTGTTTGGAGGATTGCTTCCGGCAGTTGCAACTTATCTCGTCGTCTCCGGAAAAAGCGCCGGACATTCCGAATGGTATCTCGAAGGATTATGGTATCCAATCGTCGTCGCCGCAGTCTGTTTGGTTATCGGAACCCTTTACTTAAAAACTAAAAATAAAAGTTTAGAAGAAGATGAATTGGTAGAAGAAACAGAGGTTGAAAATCCCGTAGTTTAA
- a CDS encoding DUF6814 family protein codes for MDQVKKILGIVWMLLALVVAYYGLSMFGIPKIMSDKQEDTVFGWIILTVLMPIIVGGLGIFGWYSFTGEYSDDKV; via the coding sequence ATGGATCAAGTAAAAAAAATATTAGGAATTGTCTGGATGCTTTTAGCATTGGTAGTCGCCTACTACGGTTTAAGTATGTTTGGAATTCCGAAAATTATGTCGGACAAACAAGAAGACACCGTATTTGGCTGGATCATCCTCACCGTACTGATGCCGATCATCGTAGGTGGTTTAGGAATCTTCGGCTGGTATTCTTTTACAGGAGAATATTCCGACGATAAAGTATAG
- a CDS encoding ATP-binding protein, which yields MNSYLLFALVVLYLGLLFFIAYFAEKRRSSFWVNNPYVYALSLAVYCSAWTYYGSIGVAANQGLEYMAIYVGPIIIIPAWIYINSKIIRISRVNKISSIADFISLRYGNSRSLSALIALVCMFAIIPYVGLQIKAISETFHLITETDQTTNIFFDSATYVVLIIALFSSYYGTKYVDASEKRLGIISAVAVESFLKLIFFIILGIFVVYGVFNGFEDIYNQAEKLPDFAAKNTFNGLEGGFNWFLMSMLSMSAIFLLPRQFHTAIIENRKEKHIKTAIWLFPLYLLIFNFFVFPIAWGGKILFFGEDVNPELYSILIPQKFGNTIISTMVFFGGLSACISMIIISSFSLSIMLSNNIIIPYGWLDRFKFGSETDNTKNIVNIRKISIFLLILVSFIFYKYFILGKSIFSIGLVSFVLIAQLAPTFFGAIFWRRGTYLGSMTGIIVGVLICYLGLVLPSFSENYQQSTFFNHGFFSFFNIPYLSPIPQIFFWSLLVNGLLFTIISANTVSDYRERNYAEIYVDINDYIQNHENAYIWKGTANVSDIQKILVRFLGEKKTEQALKIFNLKYKITDDSDTADSRFIKFSENLLSGRIGTASAKILIEGVTKEDKISLPEVLKILEESKENISINKQLSEQSSQLLKLSDDLQNANKNLIVKDKQKDEFLDSVAHELRTPLTAIRATSEILLDDEEMPAELKKDFLENIISESDRLSEIINDILYLDKLETGTIPLNIQSFNIIETFRKSVKPLLHLFEQRSLHHSEVNLLEDEIFEYDEPRMIQVFQNILGNALKFTNEQGMIQTKFQKQENQLKISIFNTGKIIPTEDLAFIFEKFYQSKNQNLQKPTGSGLGLAICKKIMIAHGGDIEVKNKEIGVTFEVFLPIKEHNNELEEFNNNSRM from the coding sequence ATGAATAGTTATTTGCTTTTTGCACTGGTTGTACTCTATCTGGGTCTTCTGTTCTTTATTGCGTATTTCGCGGAGAAGAGAAGAAGCAGTTTTTGGGTAAACAATCCGTACGTTTATGCACTTTCTCTGGCAGTTTACTGCTCGGCATGGACGTATTACGGAAGCATCGGTGTGGCAGCAAATCAAGGTTTAGAATATATGGCGATCTACGTTGGTCCCATCATTATTATTCCAGCCTGGATTTATATCAATTCAAAAATCATCCGAATTTCTCGGGTAAATAAAATCAGTAGTATCGCAGATTTCATTTCTTTGAGATACGGAAACAGCCGCTCGTTAAGTGCTTTAATTGCTTTGGTTTGTATGTTTGCGATTATTCCTTACGTCGGTTTACAGATTAAAGCGATCTCGGAAACCTTCCATTTAATAACGGAAACCGATCAAACTACAAATATATTTTTCGATTCGGCAACCTATGTTGTTTTAATAATCGCCTTATTCTCCTCTTATTACGGAACAAAATATGTGGATGCTTCGGAAAAAAGACTTGGAATTATTTCTGCCGTTGCAGTTGAAAGTTTCTTAAAATTAATTTTCTTCATCATTCTCGGCATCTTCGTGGTTTATGGTGTATTTAATGGTTTCGAAGACATCTACAACCAAGCCGAAAAGTTACCGGACTTCGCTGCCAAAAATACCTTTAACGGTTTAGAAGGCGGCTTCAACTGGTTCTTAATGTCGATGCTTTCGATGTCCGCGATTTTTCTTTTGCCAAGACAATTTCACACCGCAATTATCGAAAACAGAAAAGAGAAACACATCAAAACTGCAATTTGGCTGTTCCCTTTATATCTTTTAATATTCAACTTCTTCGTGTTCCCAATTGCTTGGGGCGGAAAGATTTTATTTTTTGGTGAAGATGTAAATCCCGAACTCTACTCTATTCTCATTCCACAGAAATTTGGAAATACAATCATTTCTACGATGGTTTTCTTCGGTGGATTAAGCGCCTGTATTTCGATGATTATTATTTCGAGTTTTTCATTGTCGATTATGCTTTCGAATAACATCATCATTCCTTACGGCTGGCTGGATAGGTTTAAATTTGGGTCGGAAACAGACAACACCAAAAACATCGTTAACATTAGAAAAATCAGTATTTTCTTATTGATTTTGGTCAGTTTTATTTTTTATAAATATTTTATATTAGGTAAAAGTATATTCAGTATTGGTTTGGTTTCTTTTGTTTTAATCGCACAATTAGCACCTACTTTTTTCGGCGCTATATTTTGGCGACGTGGAACTTATTTAGGTTCGATGACCGGAATTATTGTGGGAGTTCTTATTTGTTATTTAGGTTTAGTACTGCCAAGTTTTTCTGAAAATTACCAACAAAGTACTTTTTTCAATCACGGTTTTTTCAGTTTTTTTAATATTCCTTACTTATCGCCAATTCCACAGATTTTCTTCTGGAGTCTGTTAGTTAATGGTCTTTTATTTACCATTATTTCGGCAAATACAGTTTCAGATTATCGCGAAAGAAATTATGCTGAAATTTATGTAGACATCAATGATTACATTCAAAATCACGAGAACGCATACATCTGGAAAGGAACGGCAAATGTTTCTGATATTCAAAAGATTTTAGTTCGATTTTTAGGAGAGAAAAAGACAGAGCAAGCCTTGAAAATCTTCAATTTAAAATATAAAATCACCGACGATAGTGATACGGCTGATTCCCGTTTCATCAAGTTTTCAGAGAACCTTTTAAGCGGAAGAATCGGAACAGCATCAGCAAAAATTTTAATTGAAGGCGTAACCAAAGAAGATAAAATTTCTCTTCCGGAAGTTTTAAAAATCTTGGAAGAATCGAAGGAAAATATTTCTATTAATAAACAGTTGAGTGAGCAGTCTTCGCAGTTATTAAAACTATCTGATGATCTTCAAAATGCCAATAAAAATCTAATCGTAAAAGACAAACAAAAAGATGAATTCCTCGATAGCGTTGCACACGAACTTCGCACACCGCTGACGGCAATTCGCGCGACGAGTGAAATTCTTTTAGATGATGAAGAAATGCCGGCAGAATTAAAGAAAGATTTCCTGGAAAACATCATTTCAGAATCCGATCGTTTGAGTGAAATTATTAATGACATTCTTTATTTAGACAAACTGGAAACTGGAACTATTCCCTTAAACATTCAGTCCTTTAATATTATTGAAACTTTCCGGAAATCAGTGAAACCTTTACTTCATCTTTTTGAACAAAGAAGTCTTCACCATTCGGAAGTCAATCTTTTAGAAGATGAAATTTTTGAATATGATGAACCCAGAATGATTCAGGTTTTTCAAAATATTTTAGGAAACGCTTTGAAATTCACCAATGAACAAGGCATGATTCAAACGAAATTTCAGAAACAGGAAAACCAGTTAAAAATTTCCATTTTCAATACAGGAAAAATAATTCCGACCGAAGATCTGGCCTTCATCTTTGAGAAATTCTATCAGTCGAAAAATCAAAATCTTCAAAAACCAACAGGAAGTGGATTAGGTTTAGCGATTTGTAAAAAAATAATGATCGCACATGGCGGCGACATCGAAGTAAAAAACAAAGAAATTGGAGTAACGTTTGAGGTTTTCTTACCAATTAAAGAACATAACAATGAACTCGAAGAGTTCAACAATAATAGCCGTATGTGA
- the tnpA gene encoding IS200/IS605 family transposase translates to MSPYTQIYYHIVFSTKHRKPTLNSKHEDELYKYIWGIIKNKKCTLYRINGMPDHLHIFTSLHPTVRLSDLVKDIKVASNLWMKQNDLFPEFEEWQEGYGAFTYCIRDKEMIINYIKNQKKHHHAEDFESEYRRLLLENEIEFDEKYLL, encoded by the coding sequence ATGTCACCCTACACCCAAATATATTATCACATCGTATTTTCTACAAAACATAGAAAACCAACCCTCAATTCTAAACACGAAGACGAATTGTATAAATATATCTGGGGAATTATTAAAAACAAAAAATGCACGCTATACAGGATTAATGGAATGCCCGATCATCTCCATATTTTCACCAGTTTGCATCCAACCGTTCGACTGAGCGATCTGGTAAAAGACATTAAAGTTGCCAGTAACTTATGGATGAAACAAAATGATTTGTTTCCCGAATTTGAAGAATGGCAGGAAGGTTATGGCGCATTTACGTACTGCATAAGAGATAAAGAGATGATCATTAATTATATTAAAAATCAAAAAAAGCATCACCATGCTGAAGATTTTGAATCCGAATACCGGAGATTATTGCTGGAAAATGAAATTGAATTTGATGAAAAATATCTTTTATAA
- a CDS encoding response regulator transcription factor: protein MKKILIADDEHKIIMTLEYAFKKAGYEVFIARDGSEVLELLKTEIPDMILLDIMMPNVDGYTTLSEIKKDKNLSGIKVILLSAKSGEADIKKGLELGADDYITKPYSIKKLTERVEELLADKQ, encoded by the coding sequence ATGAAAAAAATATTAATCGCCGACGACGAACACAAAATCATCATGACCTTGGAATACGCATTTAAGAAAGCAGGTTATGAAGTTTTTATCGCCAGAGACGGTTCCGAAGTTTTGGAACTGTTGAAAACCGAAATCCCCGATATGATTTTATTGGACATTATGATGCCCAATGTTGATGGCTACACCACGCTTTCAGAAATTAAAAAAGATAAAAACCTTAGTGGAATAAAAGTCATTTTACTTTCCGCAAAAAGTGGCGAAGCAGATATTAAAAAAGGGCTGGAACTTGGCGCAGATGATTACATCACCAAACCTTATTCAATAAAAAAACTGACAGAGCGGGTTGAAGAACTTTTGGCAGATAAGCAATAA